In Geotalea uraniireducens, one genomic interval encodes:
- a CDS encoding cytochrome c3 family protein, whose amino-acid sequence MNGMIFRILVMLVVACSFSAASWAIDAPHELGSVKGYTCYSCHTTHNTLGSTGFNNICQTCHKAGDPYGTKKPFADADFANPFHTYTSARPAVLYQTSHSWVGKDTVPKAGALPPTESRMTTTAIAGTIVCARCHSVHNPYSSSSLKISPPFLRTNNTNDAMCLDCHRPRNTVDHTKGTHPVGVNYAAKAAARTDEFYATPQNSNPANPTSAMRLSANGSVVCTTCHGVHFTDSNSRTFDNASSARMGLLSTSRGMLLRTDLRGATVSDSNICTNCHKSADDPANTNARVKNHNGNKNQNIQCADCHGGHVDAADGTTPNVYLINRFMNVSTQYGAIRNKKVLFQYTSATAENYNKDAYGVCLACHSPLPSTIGQHSSNDASVCKSCHTHSQGFSANCTSCHGFPPKTNTASGPDGYAKDGVRDYSTSGIFKDESATPHATHAGGGSYYSYSCDQCHKGNSHNTGSFQDLFLDTTGTIGAANGGTPTYNKALGNGNETCTTTYCHSDGVGNYKSPLWAGQKGTIFGTGGECSSCHAAAPATNAHSRHIVTKGYGCVTCHAATVSSNSVIANKAKHVNGTKDLLFSGAIGAKTLSGSDCSTVYCHSDGKGSPAFVTPSWGTPATGQCNSCHRATGVTAINTYGHTAHLTATYGPNFGAVEGACANCHTYTGEISATHVDGSIEVVSSNCTTSCHKQSVVWTGGRVACSSCHTVPLSVINGNTAPEKPNFSTTGHGQAAVNYNASRDCANCHDANSQHIGAPVGTKRIADNTNNLCFGCHNDPAKVPTVSKQNVTTHATALGVYDMDCKVCHDVHGTSNSMMIRTTITFGTLTSTITYLSSNDLVQLAPPYRGVCQTCHTQTSHYRRNVDEGSNHPTSGCLNCHSHRNTFAFKPKACDECHGYPPAPKGFVATQNNYSTAKLENYSGGGGAHVKLGHLLSNLRPSQGFTPCLNCHNDGPAAHIGDDTVFQATGTAAKKANVTIKVDPNLKFNDTKGQWYQQQTPGNTGSCWNVSCHFQPTPRWSDDK is encoded by the coding sequence ATGAACGGAATGATATTTAGGATATTAGTCATGCTGGTGGTGGCCTGCAGCTTTTCGGCTGCAAGCTGGGCGATCGATGCGCCGCATGAACTGGGCTCCGTGAAGGGCTATACCTGCTACAGCTGTCATACTACCCACAATACGCTCGGTTCGACGGGCTTCAACAACATCTGCCAGACCTGCCACAAGGCGGGTGACCCCTATGGCACGAAAAAACCCTTTGCCGACGCCGACTTCGCCAACCCGTTCCATACCTATACCAGTGCCCGGCCGGCGGTGCTCTATCAGACCTCGCACAGCTGGGTCGGCAAGGACACCGTGCCAAAGGCGGGGGCACTGCCCCCGACGGAATCGCGGATGACGACGACCGCCATTGCCGGGACGATCGTCTGTGCCCGCTGCCATAGCGTCCATAATCCTTATTCGTCGTCGTCGCTGAAAATTTCGCCGCCGTTTCTCCGGACCAACAACACCAACGACGCCATGTGCCTCGATTGCCACCGGCCGCGCAATACCGTCGACCATACCAAGGGGACCCATCCGGTGGGGGTCAATTATGCTGCCAAAGCTGCAGCCCGGACCGACGAATTCTACGCGACGCCGCAGAACAGCAACCCGGCCAACCCGACATCGGCGATGCGGCTCTCGGCCAACGGTTCGGTCGTCTGTACCACCTGCCACGGCGTTCACTTTACCGACTCCAACAGCCGAACCTTCGATAATGCGTCGAGCGCCCGGATGGGGCTGCTTTCCACCTCCCGGGGGATGCTGCTCCGCACCGACCTGCGGGGGGCGACGGTGTCGGATTCGAATATCTGCACCAACTGCCACAAATCCGCCGACGACCCGGCTAATACCAACGCCCGGGTGAAGAACCATAACGGCAACAAGAACCAGAACATCCAGTGTGCCGACTGCCATGGCGGCCACGTCGATGCGGCCGACGGCACGACCCCCAACGTCTACCTGATCAACCGCTTCATGAACGTTTCGACCCAGTACGGGGCGATCCGGAACAAGAAGGTGCTGTTCCAGTACACCTCGGCTACTGCGGAGAATTACAACAAAGATGCTTACGGCGTCTGTCTTGCCTGCCATTCACCGCTGCCGAGCACCATCGGCCAGCACAGCAGCAACGACGCCAGCGTCTGCAAGTCGTGTCATACCCATAGCCAGGGATTCTCGGCCAACTGCACCAGCTGCCACGGCTTCCCGCCCAAGACAAATACCGCCAGCGGGCCCGACGGCTATGCCAAAGATGGGGTCCGCGATTACTCCACCTCTGGCATATTCAAGGACGAAAGCGCCACGCCTCACGCCACCCATGCCGGCGGTGGCAGCTATTATTCCTATTCCTGCGATCAGTGCCACAAGGGGAACAGCCACAACACCGGCTCGTTCCAGGATCTGTTCCTCGATACGACCGGAACCATCGGTGCAGCCAACGGCGGTACGCCGACCTACAACAAGGCGCTTGGCAATGGCAACGAAACCTGTACGACGACCTACTGCCACAGCGACGGCGTCGGCAACTACAAATCGCCACTCTGGGCCGGCCAAAAGGGGACCATCTTCGGTACCGGCGGTGAGTGCAGCTCCTGTCATGCTGCCGCGCCGGCGACCAATGCCCACTCGCGGCACATCGTCACCAAAGGGTACGGCTGCGTGACCTGCCACGCGGCAACGGTCAGCAGCAACAGCGTCATCGCCAACAAGGCCAAGCATGTCAATGGCACCAAGGACCTGCTCTTCTCCGGGGCGATCGGCGCCAAGACGCTGAGCGGTTCCGACTGTTCTACCGTCTACTGTCATAGCGACGGCAAGGGGAGCCCCGCCTTCGTGACGCCGTCCTGGGGGACGCCGGCCACCGGCCAGTGTAACTCCTGTCACCGGGCCACCGGCGTGACGGCCATCAACACCTATGGCCACACGGCGCATCTGACTGCCACCTACGGGCCGAATTTCGGGGCGGTCGAAGGGGCTTGCGCCAATTGCCATACCTATACCGGCGAGATTTCCGCCACCCACGTTGACGGCTCGATCGAGGTTGTCTCCAGCAACTGTACCACCAGCTGCCACAAGCAGAGCGTGGTCTGGACCGGCGGTCGGGTCGCCTGCAGCAGCTGTCACACGGTGCCGCTGTCGGTGATCAACGGCAATACGGCACCGGAGAAGCCCAATTTCTCTACCACCGGCCATGGTCAGGCAGCCGTCAACTACAATGCCAGCCGCGACTGCGCCAACTGCCACGACGCCAACAGCCAGCATATCGGTGCCCCCGTCGGCACGAAACGGATCGCCGACAACACCAACAACCTCTGCTTCGGTTGCCATAACGACCCGGCCAAGGTGCCGACGGTCAGCAAGCAGAACGTGACCACCCATGCCACGGCGCTGGGGGTCTACGACATGGACTGCAAGGTTTGCCACGACGTCCACGGAACCAGCAACAGCATGATGATCCGGACGACGATCACCTTCGGCACCCTGACCTCGACGATCACCTATCTCTCGTCCAACGATCTGGTCCAGTTGGCTCCTCCCTATCGCGGGGTCTGCCAGACGTGCCATACCCAGACGTCGCACTATCGGCGCAATGTCGACGAGGGGAGCAACCACCCGACCAGCGGTTGCCTGAACTGCCATTCGCACCGCAACACCTTTGCCTTCAAGCCCAAGGCCTGCGATGAGTGCCATGGTTATCCGCCGGCGCCGAAAGGTTTCGTGGCAACCCAGAACAACTACTCGACGGCAAAACTGGAGAACTACTCCGGCGGGGGCGGTGCCCATGTGAAACTGGGCCACCTGCTGTCGAACCTCCGGCCGAGCCAGGGCTTCACGCCGTGCCTCAACTGCCACAATGACGGTCCGGCCGCACACATCGGTGACGACACGGTCTTCCAGGCTACCGGCACAGCAGCCAAGAAAGCCAACGTTACCATCAAGGTCGACCCGAACCTGAAGTTCAATGACACCAAGGGGCAGTGGTACCAGCAGCAGACCCCGGGCAATACCGGCAGCTGCTGGAACGTCAGCTGCCACTTCCAGCCGACACCGCGCTGGAGCGACGACAAATAG
- a CDS encoding cytochrome C, translating to MKNIFLTIGVALLLPATAIIAHAGPGNIRNTVHNLSSTGPGFVRHFYSTETTQICIFCHTPHNAQPAQPLWNKAMPTQAFQMYTSSMTLTSVAKAATTPGPESLLCLSCHDGRTALNVLHNASFGIDAGSGDKKFLVGGVYDDPMAPAGVTGVPMNIDLFGAPYRANLGRTGDSGDARYTGTNLTDDHPISFSYTQAYDEKVAKGLNVLNPISVPKGQGLRFFGGNRDQIECSTCHDPHVDYGMDYNGNPTGSGGNTALRPFLARDNTGSALCLACHNK from the coding sequence ATGAAGAACATTTTCCTGACAATCGGAGTCGCACTGCTTTTGCCGGCAACGGCCATCATTGCCCATGCCGGCCCGGGAAACATCCGGAATACGGTACACAACCTGTCGAGTACCGGTCCGGGCTTTGTCCGCCATTTCTACAGTACCGAGACGACTCAGATCTGTATCTTCTGTCATACGCCCCACAATGCCCAGCCGGCCCAACCGCTCTGGAACAAGGCGATGCCGACCCAGGCGTTCCAGATGTATACCTCGTCGATGACCCTGACCAGCGTTGCCAAGGCGGCAACGACCCCGGGCCCCGAATCGCTGCTCTGCCTGAGCTGTCATGACGGGCGGACAGCCCTGAACGTGTTGCACAATGCCAGTTTCGGGATCGATGCCGGCAGCGGGGACAAGAAGTTCCTGGTCGGTGGTGTCTACGACGATCCGATGGCTCCCGCCGGCGTAACCGGGGTGCCGATGAACATCGATCTGTTCGGCGCTCCTTACCGGGCAAACCTCGGCCGGACCGGCGATAGCGGCGATGCCCGCTATACCGGGACCAACCTGACCGACGACCATCCGATCTCCTTCTCCTATACCCAGGCTTACGACGAGAAGGTGGCCAAAGGGCTCAATGTCCTCAATCCCATTTCGGTGCCGAAGGGTCAGGGCCTGCGCTTCTTCGGCGGCAACCGCGATCAGATCGAGTGTTCGACCTGTCACGATCCGCATGTCGATTACGGGATGGACTACAATGGCAATCCGACCGGCAGCGGCGGCAACACCGCTTTGCGGCCGTTTCTCGCCCGGGACAATACTGGCAGCGCACTTTGCCTTGCCTGTCATAATAAATAG
- a CDS encoding Ig-like domain-containing protein yields the protein MVRRSPKRLMSVAFSLAFLVISLVTSAFATTVPSVVVQDPVSQGIRSPLRIAIDAAGNLYVTDSLVNAVLKYDAFGHLLQQFKTAGSPQGIFVESDGTMLVGEGDFVVRLAADGHELGRLGSGAGQFKMANGITEDAAGYIYVVDSLDNCVQVFNANGVFVQRFGTFGAAAGQFSTPTGIAYEKNANELAVVDTRNGRVQFFGTDGVYRRTVGSFGANPLKFTAPQGVGFEYSNDPTPVLKRMYVVDTFQSLVQAVDMTVSPAAFLSYIGSYGNGNGKLMVPSDVQFDQAHGRLMVVNGYGNVTVYGIDGGSLPLDTTPPTLAIDPLPSVVYTGSVDIAGAVEAGATVAVAGPATATVGTVTYPTTDTWRVTVTGLTLGSNLFTVTAKDSANNVTTQTATTQYLLAQPQLTLDPVPALTGDGYQQFSGTVDAGCTVTIVNQTTNQSVQATVFGTSWSQRLALAAGPNTIKVIAERSQSATAALSVTTTLDNTMPVLVVSALADGSYTSEQIQNVKVQVSDANLAGVTVNGQPLAVVDGAASTAITLAQGANTITVVATDLVGNVTTNSRTIIYDVTRPVISFTAPADGAFVSVDHLMFSGSVDKTATVTVAGKPAQMSGTSWSAEVSLVPGLNTIDVSAVDLAGNTSSAKRTITYDTEAPAVVITTPAQDFATNQGTICLVGSFTDSSPVTVSADVNGTPVAATVTDNTFVLTVNFTDQGSYAVTVKGTDAAGNVGSVTRTIIYDTTPPALELNAVNTPYPSALSGSVEAGAAVAVEDKNGTAGTVTLNGTAWQATLNPGQYDSATLAVRATDAAGNSTTRSLVVQVPDGDVDGDGTVTIQDALTALRIFTKQQPPTATNLAHGDIGPLMLGKARPNGAIDLVDVLLILRKALGMQSW from the coding sequence ATGGTACGCAGATCACCAAAACGGTTGATGTCCGTTGCCTTCTCGCTGGCGTTTCTGGTGATTTCACTGGTGACGTCGGCATTTGCGACAACGGTTCCGTCGGTGGTTGTTCAAGATCCCGTTAGCCAGGGGATTCGCTCTCCGCTCAGGATAGCCATTGATGCCGCCGGGAACCTCTATGTGACAGATTCGCTCGTCAATGCCGTTCTCAAATACGATGCCTTCGGCCATCTGCTCCAGCAGTTCAAGACCGCCGGTTCGCCGCAGGGGATTTTCGTCGAGAGCGACGGGACAATGCTCGTTGGCGAGGGTGATTTCGTGGTGCGGCTGGCCGCCGACGGCCATGAACTCGGCCGGCTCGGCAGTGGCGCCGGACAGTTCAAGATGGCCAATGGCATTACCGAGGATGCGGCGGGATATATCTATGTAGTCGACAGTTTGGATAACTGTGTCCAGGTGTTCAATGCCAATGGGGTGTTCGTGCAGCGTTTCGGTACCTTTGGCGCCGCGGCCGGCCAGTTTTCCACCCCCACGGGGATCGCCTACGAGAAAAATGCCAATGAACTGGCCGTTGTCGATACCCGCAATGGCCGGGTGCAGTTCTTCGGGACCGACGGCGTCTACCGGCGGACGGTCGGCAGTTTTGGCGCCAACCCGCTCAAATTTACCGCGCCTCAAGGGGTGGGCTTCGAGTATTCGAACGATCCGACGCCGGTCCTGAAGCGGATGTATGTGGTCGATACCTTCCAGAGCCTGGTCCAGGCTGTCGATATGACTGTCAGTCCGGCGGCCTTCCTGTCGTACATCGGCAGCTACGGCAATGGTAACGGCAAACTGATGGTCCCGTCGGACGTGCAGTTCGACCAGGCCCACGGTCGGCTCATGGTGGTCAACGGCTACGGCAATGTGACCGTCTATGGCATCGACGGTGGCAGCCTCCCGCTCGATACGACCCCGCCGACTCTGGCGATCGACCCGTTGCCGTCGGTGGTTTACACCGGCAGCGTCGACATTGCCGGTGCGGTCGAAGCCGGGGCAACGGTGGCGGTGGCTGGCCCGGCGACAGCGACGGTCGGGACGGTTACCTATCCGACCACCGACACTTGGCGCGTCACGGTGACCGGGCTGACGCTTGGCAGCAACCTGTTTACCGTTACGGCCAAAGACAGCGCGAACAACGTAACTACCCAGACGGCCACGACCCAGTACTTGCTGGCCCAGCCGCAACTGACCCTCGATCCGGTGCCGGCCCTGACCGGCGACGGCTATCAGCAGTTCAGCGGTACGGTCGATGCCGGTTGTACGGTGACCATCGTCAACCAGACCACCAACCAGAGCGTCCAGGCAACGGTGTTCGGGACCTCCTGGAGCCAGCGGCTTGCACTTGCCGCCGGTCCGAACACCATCAAGGTAATTGCCGAGCGTTCGCAGAGCGCGACGGCGGCCCTGTCGGTGACCACTACCCTGGACAACACGATGCCGGTCCTTGTCGTCTCCGCCCTCGCCGACGGCAGTTACACCAGTGAGCAAATCCAGAACGTCAAGGTCCAGGTGAGCGATGCCAATCTCGCCGGGGTGACCGTGAACGGCCAGCCGCTGGCGGTGGTCGATGGCGCTGCCAGCACGGCCATTACCCTTGCCCAGGGGGCGAACACGATTACGGTCGTGGCTACTGACCTGGTCGGCAACGTGACAACCAACAGCCGGACCATCATCTACGATGTGACCCGGCCGGTGATCAGCTTCACCGCTCCGGCCGACGGTGCCTTCGTCTCGGTCGATCACCTGATGTTCAGCGGCAGCGTCGACAAGACCGCCACGGTTACCGTTGCCGGTAAGCCGGCACAGATGAGCGGCACGTCCTGGAGCGCCGAGGTGAGCCTGGTACCGGGGCTGAATACGATCGATGTGTCGGCGGTCGATCTGGCGGGGAATACCAGTTCCGCCAAACGGACGATCACCTACGATACCGAAGCACCGGCGGTGGTGATTACCACTCCCGCCCAGGATTTCGCCACGAACCAGGGGACGATCTGTCTTGTCGGCAGCTTCACCGATTCGAGCCCGGTTACGGTCAGTGCGGACGTGAACGGTACGCCGGTCGCGGCTACCGTTACGGATAACACCTTTGTCCTGACGGTGAACTTCACCGACCAGGGGAGCTATGCCGTAACCGTCAAGGGGACCGATGCGGCCGGCAATGTCGGCAGTGTCACCAGGACGATCATCTACGATACCACGCCGCCGGCGCTGGAGCTCAATGCGGTGAACACTCCCTATCCGTCGGCCCTGTCCGGTAGCGTAGAGGCGGGGGCGGCGGTGGCCGTCGAGGACAAGAACGGCACGGCCGGTACGGTGACCCTCAACGGTACCGCCTGGCAGGCAACGCTCAATCCCGGCCAGTACGACTCGGCAACGCTGGCGGTTCGGGCTACCGACGCCGCAGGCAACAGCACGACGCGGAGTCTGGTGGTTCAGGTGCCGGACGGAGATGTTGACGGTGACGGCACGGTAACCATCCAGGATGCGCTCACGGCGCTGCGGATCTTCACCAAGCAGCAGCCCCCCACGGCAACGAATCTGGCCCATGGCGACATCGGTCCGCTGATGCTCGGCAAGGCGCGCCCGAACGGGGCAATTGATCTGGTCGACGTGTTGCTGATCCTGAGGAAGGCCCTCGGGATGCAGAGCTGGTAA
- a CDS encoding sigma-54-dependent transcriptional regulator, producing MRKTKILVVDDEHLIRWSLEQNLKKQGYDVVSAGNGEDALRIVREEQPDLVLLDIQLPGISGLEVLEKIKEYDEEVIVIMVTAHGALETAVHAMRLGAYDYINKPFNLDEMAIVIRKALETSDLRREVARLRSEQSKKFGPPDIVGSSRHMKNVLEMMEKVAKSDASTVLIQGESGTGKELVAKWIHYQSARADKPFVAINCAAVPATLLESELFGHEKGAFTDAKTMKKGLFELADGGTVFLDEIGDMEMGMQAKLLRFLEERTFRRIGGTKSFSVDVRIISATNRDLLKAIEEKNFRNDLYYRLQVIPIYLPPLRERREDILHLANHFIEQFNREFNKHVTGISKMAEKLLLEYHWPGNIRELKNVIERAIILGNEETLLLEHLPLEIVAKASTQSTGLTTFKLPAEGVDIEEVEKELIRQALENSDWNQSKAAKKLSLGIDAFRYRMKKFGFLK from the coding sequence GTGAGAAAAACAAAGATTCTGGTGGTAGACGACGAGCATCTAATCCGCTGGTCGCTGGAACAGAACCTGAAAAAGCAGGGCTATGACGTGGTTTCTGCCGGTAATGGTGAAGATGCCCTCCGGATTGTCCGCGAGGAGCAGCCGGATCTGGTGCTGCTCGATATCCAGCTCCCCGGCATCAGCGGTCTGGAGGTACTGGAAAAGATCAAAGAATACGACGAGGAAGTCATCGTTATCATGGTCACCGCCCACGGCGCTCTGGAGACGGCAGTCCATGCGATGCGCCTCGGTGCCTACGATTATATCAACAAGCCGTTCAATCTGGACGAGATGGCAATTGTCATCCGCAAGGCCCTGGAAACCTCGGACTTGCGCCGTGAAGTTGCCCGACTTCGCAGCGAACAGTCGAAAAAATTCGGCCCGCCCGATATCGTCGGCTCCAGCCGCCACATGAAAAACGTGCTGGAAATGATGGAGAAGGTCGCCAAGAGCGATGCCTCGACAGTGCTGATCCAGGGCGAGTCCGGCACCGGTAAGGAGCTGGTTGCCAAGTGGATTCACTATCAGTCGGCCCGGGCCGATAAGCCGTTTGTCGCCATCAACTGCGCCGCGGTTCCGGCCACCTTGCTGGAAAGCGAGCTGTTCGGCCATGAGAAGGGGGCGTTTACCGACGCCAAGACGATGAAAAAAGGGCTTTTCGAGCTGGCCGATGGCGGAACGGTCTTCCTTGACGAAATCGGTGATATGGAAATGGGGATGCAGGCCAAGTTGCTTCGCTTTCTCGAGGAGCGGACCTTCCGGCGGATCGGCGGCACCAAGTCGTTCTCCGTCGACGTTCGGATCATCTCCGCCACCAACCGGGATCTCCTGAAGGCGATCGAGGAGAAAAACTTCCGCAACGACCTTTACTACCGCCTTCAGGTAATCCCCATCTATCTGCCGCCATTACGGGAACGCCGCGAGGATATCCTTCATCTGGCCAATCATTTCATCGAGCAGTTCAACCGGGAGTTCAACAAGCATGTGACGGGCATTTCGAAAATGGCCGAAAAGCTGCTGCTGGAATATCATTGGCCCGGCAACATCCGCGAACTGAAAAACGTTATTGAGCGGGCGATTATCCTCGGCAACGAGGAGACACTGCTCCTCGAACATCTCCCGCTGGAGATCGTTGCCAAGGCCTCGACCCAGTCGACCGGGCTCACCACCTTCAAGCTGCCGGCAGAAGGGGTCGATATCGAAGAGGTGGAGAAGGAGCTGATTCGTCAGGCTTTGGAGAACAGCGACTGGAACCAGTCGAAGGCGGCGAAGAAGCTGAGCCTCGGCATCGACGCTTTTCGCTACCGGATGAAGAAATTCGGCTTCCTCAAGTAA
- a CDS encoding two-component system sensor histidine kinase NtrB, with translation MIIKSLTTRVIVILVGLLSVGIGTFTYLNLKREKSQLIAAARENTHLLLNTVERSIFKSMSIGDTQDVQTILEMVGQSHSKIARVRIFHPQGMVLKSSRPEEVGLPIPDADYQLFINNRIEGIFQTSDHGEVFGMIKPIYNDESCHICHGPNRRIIGILDVNYSLAETNRRIVEATRLFVVSTIAIMLFIVMAISLVMFRCVRQPLNCIIENMARVEQGDLSVRMQAERPDEIGRLVESFDSMVDKLDRAKQELEQYHFQQMERADRLASVGEMAAGIAHEIKNPLAGIAAAMSIIRQDFLDEDPRKEIISEVVEQVSRLDKTVNDLLFFGKPTLPEPTFADLNEILQKTLLFALQHRGGKNIERRLELAAELPLVFVDPKQVQQVFLNLILNAIQAMKEGGVLTVGSELVDAGEVCWVRTRIADTGPGIPDQIISKIFTPFFTTKAQGTGLGLAICQKLITQHGGTISVASSTGEGTVFTIDLPVPDDMPAESV, from the coding sequence TTGATCATCAAGAGTCTGACAACGAGAGTCATCGTTATCCTGGTGGGCCTTTTGTCCGTGGGGATCGGCACCTTTACCTATCTCAATCTCAAGCGGGAGAAAAGCCAGCTCATTGCGGCCGCCCGTGAAAACACCCATCTCCTTCTCAATACCGTCGAACGCAGTATCTTCAAATCGATGAGCATCGGCGACACCCAGGACGTGCAGACCATCCTGGAGATGGTCGGCCAGAGCCACAGCAAGATCGCCCGGGTGCGCATCTTCCACCCCCAGGGGATGGTTCTCAAGTCATCGCGGCCGGAAGAAGTCGGTCTGCCGATCCCCGACGCTGATTACCAGCTGTTCATCAACAACCGGATCGAGGGGATTTTCCAGACGAGCGATCATGGCGAGGTCTTCGGCATGATCAAGCCGATTTACAACGACGAATCGTGCCATATCTGCCATGGCCCCAACCGACGGATCATCGGTATCCTCGATGTCAATTACTCCCTGGCGGAGACCAACCGGCGGATCGTCGAAGCGACCCGGTTGTTCGTCGTTTCCACTATTGCCATCATGCTCTTTATCGTCATGGCCATCTCGTTGGTCATGTTCCGTTGCGTCCGTCAACCGCTGAACTGCATCATCGAAAACATGGCGCGGGTCGAGCAGGGTGACCTGTCGGTACGGATGCAAGCGGAGCGGCCGGATGAGATCGGCCGGCTGGTGGAGAGCTTCGATTCGATGGTCGACAAGCTCGACCGGGCGAAACAGGAGCTGGAGCAGTACCACTTCCAGCAGATGGAGCGGGCCGATCGTCTCGCTTCGGTCGGTGAGATGGCCGCCGGCATCGCTCACGAGATCAAGAACCCGCTGGCGGGGATTGCGGCGGCGATGAGCATCATTCGCCAGGATTTTCTCGACGAAGACCCGCGCAAAGAGATCATCAGCGAAGTCGTCGAGCAGGTGAGCCGGCTCGACAAGACGGTCAACGATCTGCTGTTCTTCGGCAAGCCGACCCTGCCGGAGCCGACTTTTGCCGATCTCAACGAGATCCTCCAGAAGACCCTGTTGTTTGCCCTGCAACACCGGGGTGGGAAGAACATCGAACGGCGGCTTGAGCTGGCGGCCGAGCTCCCCTTGGTCTTTGTTGATCCGAAACAGGTGCAGCAGGTCTTTCTCAACCTGATCCTGAATGCCATCCAGGCGATGAAGGAGGGGGGGGTGTTGACGGTCGGCAGCGAGTTGGTGGATGCGGGCGAAGTTTGTTGGGTGAGGACCAGGATTGCCGATACCGGCCCGGGGATTCCCGACCAGATCATCAGCAAGATCTTTACCCCGTTTTTCACGACCAAGGCCCAGGGAACGGGACTGGGGCTTGCCATCTGCCAGAAGCTCATCACCCAACACGGGGGAACGATTTCCGTTGCCAGCTCAACCGGTGAGGGGACGGTCTTTACCATTGACCTGCCGGTGCCGGACGACATGCCGGCAGAGAGCGTATAG
- a CDS encoding type II secretion system protein, with product MGVRLLRSSAGYTFIALLVIVAIMGIMLGAIGQSWHTIMVREQEEELLFRGEQYRQALERWHNPDPKLGLPPATPLKDLRDLLQDPRTAGKRRYLRRLYKDPITGEDFVVLRNATRGIIGVMSPSEKAPLKTGGFPSELASFEGQDQYKKWVFTINMGQQQKTSRSTVTLPSGSSTSATSVPAGTTDSGQQSGSTTPYSTSP from the coding sequence ATGGGCGTGCGGCTCCTCAGATCGTCGGCCGGCTATACCTTCATTGCCCTGCTGGTGATCGTCGCCATCATGGGGATCATGCTGGGGGCGATCGGCCAGAGCTGGCACACGATCATGGTGCGGGAGCAGGAGGAAGAGCTCCTGTTTCGCGGCGAGCAGTACCGGCAGGCACTGGAGCGGTGGCATAATCCCGACCCCAAGCTCGGCCTGCCACCTGCCACCCCGCTCAAGGACCTGCGGGACCTGTTGCAGGACCCGCGGACCGCCGGCAAGAGGCGCTACCTCCGCCGACTATACAAAGATCCGATCACCGGTGAGGATTTTGTGGTCCTGCGCAACGCAACCCGGGGGATCATCGGGGTGATGAGCCCGAGCGAGAAGGCGCCGCTGAAAACCGGCGGCTTCCCGTCGGAGCTGGCCAGTTTCGAGGGGCAGGACCAGTACAAGAAGTGGGTTTTCACGATCAATATGGGCCAGCAGCAGAAAACTTCCCGTTCGACGGTTACCCTGCCGTCGGGGAGTTCAACATCGGCAACATCGGTGCCGGCCGGTACGACGGACAGTGGGCAGCAGAGCGGGAGCACCACGCCGTACTCGACCTCGCCGTGA